The following are from one region of the Silurus meridionalis isolate SWU-2019-XX chromosome 25, ASM1480568v1, whole genome shotgun sequence genome:
- the LOC124379113 gene encoding gamma-crystallin M2-like gives MMGKVIFYEDRNFGGRSYECSGDCSDMFYYMNRCYSCRVESGCWMVYDRPNFMGNQYFIKKGEYADYMGMWGWGMNNWIRSCRMIPMYQGSYRMRVYDKENFMGQMMEMTNDCDSFMSRYNWWNGCMSCHVMDGHWLMYEHPNYRGKMWYFRPGEYRSFRDMMRMGGMRFMSMRRIMDSWY, from the exons ATGATGGGCAAG GTCATCTTCTACGAGGACAGGAACTTTGGTGGCCGCTCCTATGAGTGTAGCGGTGACTGTTCCGACATGTTCTATTACATGAACCGTTGCTACTCCTGCAGGGTCGAGAGCGGCTGCTGGATGGTTTACGATCGTCCCAACTTCATGGGCAACCAGTATTTCATTAAAAAGGGAGAGTATGCTGACTACATGGGCATGTGGGGCTGGGGTATGAACAACTGGATCAGGTCTTGCCGCATGATCCCCATG TACCAGGGATCTTACAGAATGAGAGTTTACGACAAGGAGAACTTCATGGGCCAGATGATGGAAATGACCAACGATTGTGATTCCTTCATGAGCCGATACAACTGGTGGAATGGTTGCATGTCTTGTCACGTGATGGACGGCCACTGGCTCATGTACGAGCATCCCAACTACAGAGGCAAGATGTGGTACTTCAGGCCTGGAGAGTACAGGAGCTTCAGGGATATGATGAGAATGGGTGGCATGAGGTTCATGAGCATGAGGCGTATCATGGACTCGTGGTATTAA
- the enc1 gene encoding ectoderm-neural cortex protein 1 gives MKMSVCVHENRKSRASTGSMNIYLFHKSSYADSVLMHLNVLRQQRLFTDVLLHAGNRSFPCHRAVLAACSRYFEAMFSGGLRESQAKEVDFRDSIHPEVLELLLDYAYSSRVVINEENAESLLEAGDMLEFQDIRDACAEFLEKNLHPSNCLGMLLLSDAHHCTQLSQLSWSMCLSNFPAICKTEEFLQLPKDMIAQLLSHEELETEDERLVYESALNWVNYDLERRHCHLPELLRTVRLALLPAIFLMENVSTEELINSQPKSKELVDEAIRCKLRILQNDGVVNSPCARPRKTSHALFLLGGPTFMCDKLYLVDQKAKEIIPKADIPSPRKEFSACAIGCKVYVTGGRGSENGVSKDVWVYDTLHEEWSKAAPMLIARFGHGSAELRHCLYVVGGHTAATGCLPASPSVSLKQVEQFDPVANKWSMVAPLREGVSNAAVVSVKLKLFAFGGTSVTHDKLPKVQCYDPGENHWTVPASCPQPWRYTAAAVLGNQIFVMGGDTEFSACSAYKFSSETYQWTKVGDVTAKRMSCQAVASGNKLYVVGGYFGTQRCKTLDCYDPTLDAWNSITTVPYSLIPTAFVSTWKHLPA, from the exons ATGaaaatgtctgtctgtgtccaTGAGAACCGCAAATCTCGAGCCAGCACTGGCTCAATGAACATCTACCTTTTCCACAAGTCCTCGTATGCAGACAGCGTATTGATGCACCTAAACGTCTTGCGGCAGCAGAGGCTTTTCACAGATGTTTTGCTACACGCTGGCAACCGCTCCTTCCCATGCCATCGCGCTGTGCTGGCTGCCTGCAGTCGGTACTTTGAGGCAATGTTCAGTGGCGGGCTAAGAGAGAGCCAGGCCAAAGAGGTTGACTTCAGAGACTCCATACATCCAGAG GTGTTAGAACTGCTTTTGGATTACGCTTACTCATCCCGAGTAGTCATCAATGAAGAAAATGCTGAGTCTTTGCTGGAGGCAGGTGACATGTTAGAGTTCCAGGACATTCGTGATGCCTGCGCAGAGTTCCTAGAGAAGAACCTTCACCCTTCCAACTGCCTCGGCATGCTGCTTCTGTCTGATGCCCACCACTGCACCCAGCTGTCCCAGCTTTCCTGGAGCATGTGTCTCAGTAATTTTCCAGCTATCTGCAAGACAGAGGAGTTCCTTCAACTGCCCAAGGACATGATAGCCCAGTTGCTCTCACATGAAGAGCTGGAGACTGAGGATGAGCGGTTGGTCTATGAATCTGCACTTAATTGGGTGAACTATGACTTAGAACGGCGACATTGTCACCTACCAGAGCTGTTGCGCACTGTTCGACTAGCCCTTTTGCCAGCCATCTTCCTCATGGAGAACGTCTCCACTGAGGAGCTTATCAACTCGCAACCAAAGAGCAAAGAGCTGGTGGATGAAGCAATCCGCTGCAAGCTACGTATACTGCAGAATGATGGTGTGGTCAACAGTCCTTGTGCCAGGCCCCGTAAGACTAGCCATGCCCTTTTCTTGCTAGGTGGTCCTACTTTTATGTGTGACAAGCTGTATTTAGTGGACCAGAAGGCCAAAGAAATAATCCCAAAGGCAGATATTCCCAGTCCACggaaagagtttagtgcttgTGCTATTGGTTGCAAAGTCTATGTAACTGGTGGTCGTGGCTCAGAGAACGGTGTGTCCAAGGATGTCTGGGTGTATGATACCCTGCATGAAGAGTGGTCAAAAGCAGCTCCCATGCTAATAGCTAGATTTGGGCATGGTTCAGCTGAACTGCGCCACTGTCTGTATGTAGTTGGGGGTCATACGGCTGCAACTGGTTGTCTTCCAGCCTCACCATCTGTCTCTTTAAAGCAGGTGGAGCAGTTTGACCCAGTTGCCAACAAGTGGAGCATGGTTGCACCACTACGTGAGGGTGTCAGCAATGCCGCAGTAGTCAGTGTAAAGCTTAAGTTATTTGCTTTTGGAGGAACAAGTGTAACCCATGATAAGCTACCTAAGGTCCAGTGTTACGACCCGGGGGAAAACCACTGGACTGTCCCAGCATCCTGCCCACAGCCATGGCGTTACACAGCAGCTGCTGTTTTGGGGAACCAGATCTTTGTCATGGGTGGTGACACTGAGTTCTCAGCTTGCTCGGCCTACAAATTCAGCAGCGAGACCTACCAGTGGACTAAAGTAGGTGATGTTACAGCTAAGCGAATGAGCTGCCAAGCAGTGGCGTCGGGAAACAAACTGTACGTAGTTGGTGGCTATTTTGGAACGCAGCGCTGCAAAACGCTAGACTGCTATGATCCCACACTGGATGCCTGGAACAGTATAACCACTGTACCCTATTCTTTGATCCCCACTGCCTTTGTTAGCACCTGGAAACACCTCCCAGCCTGA